From Fusarium oxysporum f. sp. lycopersici 4287 chromosome 10, whole genome shotgun sequence, the proteins below share one genomic window:
- a CDS encoding hypothetical protein (At least one base has a quality score < 10), with product MPNTPPPALLPPPEGIFRTFEDLMASVQRVAKDQGYGIVKLRASNYRDGKPTRYDLVCDRGGVKYNSTAKKRNPSTRKIDCPFRAKAVCEVQLGNQWRFAIQEGRHNHEPRAPSGTPGQENAPLATSIRSFTNKLDRLNHDMAQGLMRIEQRLDNIEKRMDSLEARAGGGYEPRFQAIEQRLQGMEGPRMDGMGMDDVETRLLASTVM from the coding sequence ATGCCGAATACACCACCTCCAGCGCTATTACCCCCACCAGAAGGCATATTTAGGACCTTTGAAGATTTGATGGCTTCCGTCCAGCGCGTTGCGAAGGACCAGGGCTACGGAATTGTCAAGCTGCGCGCTTCAAACTACCGCGACGGAAAACCTACCCGTTACGATCTCGTTTGCGACCGCGGTGGTGTCAAGTACAACAGCACTGCTAAGAAGCGCAACCCTTCGACACGCAAAATTGATTGTCCCTTTCGCGCCAAGGCCGTTTGCGAAGTTCAGCTCGGAAACCAATGGCGTTTTGCTATCCAAGAGGGACGCCATAACCATGAGCCACGAGCTCCCTCTGGCACGCCTGGTCAGGAGAACGCGCCGCTGGCTACATCGATCCGATCTTTCACTAATAAGCTCGACCGCCTGAACCACGACATGGCCCAGGGTCTAATGCGCATCGAGCAGCGCCTTGATAACATCGAGAAGCGCATGGACAGTCTTGAAGCCCGAGCTGGAGGCGGCTACGAACCACGCTTCCAGGCTATTGAACAAAGACTCCAGGGAATGGAAGGTCCTCGCATGGATGGGATGGGTATGGACGATGTCGAAACACGTCTTCTAGCCTCGACGGTAATGTAG